The following proteins come from a genomic window of Noviherbaspirillum sp. L7-7A:
- a CDS encoding form I ribulose bisphosphate carboxylase large subunit, producing MGANELQQITDQKKRYSAGVLKYAQMGYWDSDYQPKQTDVLALFRITPQDGVDPIEAAAAVAGESSTATWTVVWTDRLTACDMYRAKAYRVDPVPNNPGQFFCYVAYDLSLFEEGSITNVAASIIGNVFSFKPLKAARLEDMQFPVAYIKTFAGPPTGIVVERERLDKFGRPLLGATTKPKLGLSARNYGRVVYEGLKGGLDFMKDDENINSQPFMHWRDRFLCVMDGVNKASAATGEIKGSYLNITAGTMEEMYRRAEFAKELGSVIVMIDLVVGYTAIQSMSHWCRQNDMILHLHRAGHGTYTRQKNHGVSFRVIAKWMRLVGVDHIHAGTAVGKLEGDPMTVQGYYNVCRDAKTTVDLPRGIYFDQDWAALRKVMPVASGGIHAGQMHQLVDLFGDDVVLQFGGGTIGHPQGIQAGATANRVALEAMVLARNEGRDIRNEGPDILREAARWCSPLKAALDTWGDITFNYTPTDSSDFVPTASVA from the coding sequence ATGGGTGCAAACGAACTGCAGCAAATTACGGACCAGAAGAAGCGCTACTCGGCGGGCGTGCTGAAATATGCCCAGATGGGTTACTGGGACAGCGACTACCAGCCCAAGCAAACCGATGTGCTGGCGCTGTTTCGCATCACGCCACAGGATGGCGTTGACCCGATTGAGGCCGCGGCAGCGGTGGCCGGTGAATCCTCCACCGCCACCTGGACCGTGGTCTGGACCGACCGGCTGACCGCCTGCGACATGTACCGCGCCAAGGCCTACCGCGTCGATCCCGTGCCGAACAACCCCGGCCAGTTCTTCTGCTATGTCGCCTACGACTTGTCGCTGTTCGAGGAAGGCTCTATCACCAACGTAGCCGCCTCCATCATCGGCAACGTGTTCAGCTTCAAGCCGCTGAAGGCGGCGCGGCTCGAAGACATGCAGTTCCCGGTGGCTTATATCAAGACCTTCGCCGGCCCGCCGACCGGCATCGTGGTCGAGCGCGAGCGATTGGACAAGTTCGGCCGGCCGCTGCTGGGCGCCACCACCAAGCCCAAGCTCGGCCTGTCTGCCCGCAACTACGGCCGGGTGGTGTATGAAGGCCTGAAGGGCGGCCTGGACTTCATGAAGGATGACGAGAACATCAATTCGCAGCCTTTCATGCACTGGCGCGACCGCTTCCTGTGCGTGATGGACGGCGTCAACAAGGCATCGGCGGCCACCGGCGAGATCAAGGGCAGCTATCTCAACATCACCGCCGGCACCATGGAAGAAATGTACCGGCGCGCCGAATTCGCCAAGGAACTAGGCTCGGTGATCGTGATGATCGACCTGGTGGTGGGCTATACCGCGATCCAGTCGATGTCGCACTGGTGCCGCCAGAACGACATGATCCTGCACCTGCACCGCGCCGGCCACGGCACCTACACCCGCCAGAAGAACCATGGCGTGTCGTTCCGGGTGATCGCCAAATGGATGCGCCTGGTCGGGGTCGACCATATCCATGCCGGCACCGCGGTGGGCAAGCTGGAAGGCGACCCAATGACGGTGCAGGGCTATTACAACGTCTGCCGCGATGCGAAAACCACGGTCGACCTGCCGCGCGGCATCTACTTCGACCAGGACTGGGCCGCGCTGCGCAAGGTAATGCCAGTGGCCTCGGGTGGCATCCATGCCGGCCAGATGCACCAACTCGTGGACCTGTTCGGCGACGACGTGGTGCTGCAGTTCGGCGGTGGCACCATCGGCCATCCGCAGGGCATACAGGCGGGCGCCACCGCCAACCGGGTGGCGCTGGAAGCAATGGTGCTGGCGCGCAATGAAGGCCGCGACATTCGCAACGAGGGGCCGGACATCCTGCGCGAGGCCGCCAGGTGGTGCAGCCCGCTGAAGGCGGCGCTCGATACCTGGGGCGACATCACCTTCAACTACACGCCGACCGACAGCTCGGACTTCGTGCCCACCGCATCGGTCGCCTGA
- a CDS encoding LysR family transcriptional regulator, producing MRRYTLRQLDTFMEVARSESVSRAAERLHVTQPAVSMQLRQLEESLGLPLLEVIGRRVQLTDAGREVERCAAAALARLKELDDLVAAQRGLKHGKVDLAVVSTTKYFMPMLLMRFRKQFPDIAITLQIHNRESMMKLLARNEIDLVIMGRAPQGLDCCSTEFATNPMAVVCAPDHPLSRRRSAAMSVLNGQDFVVREQGSGTRSTMEAVFAEHGVTPRVLMEMPSNETIKQAVMAGMGMAFLSLRTVRHELASGHLVLVDIAGLPVIRQWYVTHLGARRLSPAAEALKNFLVEEAAPLVRAWA from the coding sequence ATGCGCCGCTATACCCTGAGACAACTCGACACCTTCATGGAAGTCGCACGCAGCGAATCGGTCTCGCGTGCCGCGGAGCGTCTTCATGTGACGCAGCCGGCGGTCTCGATGCAGCTGCGCCAGCTCGAGGAAAGCCTGGGCCTGCCGCTGCTGGAAGTCATCGGCCGCCGGGTGCAGCTGACCGATGCCGGTCGCGAGGTGGAGCGCTGCGCGGCGGCCGCCCTCGCGCGCCTGAAGGAACTGGATGATCTGGTGGCCGCCCAGCGCGGCCTGAAGCACGGCAAGGTCGACCTTGCCGTGGTCAGCACCACCAAGTACTTCATGCCCATGCTGCTGATGCGCTTTCGCAAGCAGTTTCCCGACATCGCCATCACGCTGCAGATCCATAACCGGGAAAGCATGATGAAGCTGCTGGCTCGCAATGAAATCGACCTGGTGATCATGGGGCGGGCACCGCAGGGGCTGGACTGCTGCTCCACCGAGTTCGCCACCAATCCGATGGCGGTGGTCTGCGCGCCCGACCATCCGCTGTCGCGGCGGCGAAGTGCTGCAATGTCAGTGCTGAATGGCCAGGACTTCGTGGTACGGGAGCAGGGCTCGGGCACCCGCAGCACAATGGAAGCGGTGTTTGCCGAACATGGCGTGACGCCACGCGTGCTGATGGAAATGCCCAGCAATGAAACGATCAAGCAGGCAGTGATGGCCGGCATGGGCATGGCCTTCCTGTCGTTGCGCACGGTGCGCCATGAGCTGGCCTCGGGCCACCTGGTCCTTGTCGACATTGCAGGTCTGCCGGTGATAAGACAATGGTATGTGACCCACTTGGGCGCGCGACGCTTGTCGCCGGCAGCCGAGGCGCTGAAGAATTTCCTGGTAGAGGAGGCGGCGCCGCTGGTCAGGGCCTGGGCATGA
- the cbbX gene encoding CbbX protein codes for MTVIDTPVEEHKPAPADAAGAGSLKSALAASGIADLLAQLERELVGLAPVKSRIRDVAALLLVDRLRQDRGLSASPPSLHMCFSGNPGTGKTTVAMRMAQILHRLGYVRRGHLVAVTRDDLVGQYIGHTAPKTREVLKKAMGGVLFIDEAYYLYRPENERDYGQEAIEILLQVMENQRDDLVVILAGYKDRMDRFFESNPGMSSRIAHHIDFPDYGAGELERIAELMLKDMQYRFDDQAKDVFRQYLERRMTLPHFANARSVRNALDRARLRHASRLLAAGGDVDDDALVTITTPDLLASRVFSNNPEPRHGALEPSCCKP; via the coding sequence ATGACCGTGATCGACACGCCCGTGGAAGAGCACAAGCCAGCACCGGCGGATGCCGCCGGCGCTGGCTCGCTGAAGTCCGCACTCGCTGCTTCCGGCATCGCCGACCTGCTGGCCCAGCTGGAACGCGAGCTGGTGGGGCTGGCGCCGGTGAAGTCGCGCATCCGCGACGTCGCCGCCCTGCTGCTGGTGGACCGGCTGCGCCAGGACCGCGGCCTGTCGGCTTCCCCGCCCAGCCTGCACATGTGCTTCAGCGGCAATCCCGGCACCGGGAAGACCACGGTGGCCATGCGCATGGCGCAGATCCTGCACCGGCTGGGCTATGTGCGGCGCGGCCATCTGGTGGCCGTGACGCGCGACGACCTGGTGGGCCAGTACATCGGCCACACCGCGCCCAAGACCCGCGAGGTGCTGAAGAAGGCCATGGGCGGCGTGCTGTTCATCGACGAGGCCTATTACCTGTACCGCCCGGAAAACGAGCGCGACTATGGCCAGGAAGCGATCGAGATCCTGCTGCAGGTCATGGAGAACCAGCGCGACGACCTGGTGGTCATCCTGGCCGGCTACAAGGACAGGATGGACCGCTTCTTCGAATCTAACCCCGGCATGTCCTCGCGCATTGCCCACCACATCGACTTCCCGGACTACGGCGCCGGCGAGCTGGAGCGCATCGCGGAGCTAATGCTGAAGGACATGCAATACCGCTTCGATGACCAGGCCAAGGATGTGTTCCGCCAGTACCTGGAACGGCGCATGACGCTGCCGCATTTCGCCAATGCGCGCAGCGTGCGCAATGCGCTGGACCGCGCCAGGCTGCGCCATGCATCGCGCCTGCTGGCCGCCGGCGGCGACGTCGACGACGATGCGCTGGTCACCATCACCACGCCCGACCTGCTTGCCAGCCGGGTGTTTTCGAACAACCCCGAGCCGCGCCACGGCGCCCTGGAGCCATCATGCTGCAAGCCCTGA
- a CDS encoding ribulose bisphosphate carboxylase small subunit: MRITQGTFSFLPDLSDEQIIKQLDYCLSRGWAVGIEYTDDPHPRNVYWEMFGNPMFDLHDAAGIMLELNSCRKTYPSHYVRVTAFDSTHTVESVVLSFIVQRPRQEPGFRLVRQEVNGRSMRYSIESYATQSQPEGARYQ, from the coding sequence ATGCGCATCACCCAAGGCACCTTCTCCTTCCTGCCCGATCTTTCCGACGAGCAGATCATCAAGCAGCTCGACTATTGCCTGTCACGGGGCTGGGCGGTCGGCATCGAATACACCGACGACCCGCATCCGCGCAACGTCTACTGGGAAATGTTCGGCAACCCGATGTTCGACTTGCACGACGCGGCCGGCATCATGCTGGAATTGAACAGCTGCCGCAAGACCTACCCGTCCCACTACGTCCGCGTCACCGCCTTCGACTCCACCCATACGGTGGAGAGCGTGGTGCTGTCCTTCATCGTGCAGCGGCCGCGGCAGGAGCCCGGCTTCCGGCTGGTGCGGCAGGAAGTCAATGGCCGCTCGATGCGCTACAGCATTGAGAGCTATGCAACCCAGTCGCAGCCGGAAGGCGCGCGTTACCAATAG